The Oscillospiraceae bacterium genome contains a region encoding:
- a CDS encoding radical SAM protein: MELPVHCELCPRRCGADRRAGAGFCGAGATLKAARAALHFWEEPCISGRRGSGTVFFTGCALRCCYCQNFAVSQQGLGKELSFHRLAEIFLELQQKGAANLNLVTATQWLPWVTAALDEARAAGLRLPVVWNTGGYETVETVRALAGYVDVWLADVKYVSPALAQEYSAAPDYFEVCRAAVAQMLAQAGPPVYDDAGYLTRGVILRHLALPGALADSLAVLDYMAGLPRGGFVPSLMSQYTPFYRAAGHRRLGRRISTWEYRQVVNRAVDLGLTAGYMQEKSSAREEYTPPFDLEGV; the protein is encoded by the coding sequence ATGGAACTTCCGGTCCACTGCGAACTGTGCCCGCGGCGCTGCGGCGCCGACCGGCGCGCCGGCGCTGGCTTTTGCGGGGCGGGGGCAACCCTGAAAGCGGCCCGCGCCGCCCTGCATTTCTGGGAGGAGCCCTGCATCAGCGGCCGGCGGGGCAGCGGCACGGTGTTTTTTACCGGCTGTGCGCTGCGCTGCTGCTACTGCCAAAATTTTGCGGTGAGCCAGCAGGGCCTGGGCAAAGAGCTCAGCTTCCACCGCCTGGCCGAAATTTTTTTGGAGCTGCAGCAAAAGGGCGCGGCCAACCTGAACCTGGTCACCGCCACCCAGTGGCTGCCCTGGGTCACCGCCGCGCTGGACGAGGCGCGGGCGGCGGGCCTTCGCCTGCCGGTGGTGTGGAACACGGGCGGCTACGAAACGGTGGAAACCGTGCGCGCGCTGGCCGGGTACGTGGATGTTTGGCTGGCGGACGTAAAATATGTTTCGCCCGCGCTGGCGCAGGAATACTCGGCCGCGCCGGACTATTTTGAAGTATGCCGCGCCGCGGTGGCCCAAATGCTGGCCCAGGCCGGGCCGCCGGTGTACGACGACGCCGGCTACCTGACGCGCGGGGTGATCCTGCGGCATCTGGCGCTGCCCGGCGCCCTGGCCGACAGCCTGGCCGTGCTGGATTATATGGCCGGTCTGCCCAGGGGCGGCTTTGTGCCCAGCCTGATGAGCCAGTACACCCCCTTTTACCGGGCGGCCGGGCACAGGCGTCTGGGCCGCCGCATCTCCACCTGGGAATACCGGCAGGTGGTGAACCGGGCGGTGGACCTTGGCCTCACCGCGGGCTACATGCAGGAAAAGAGCAGTGCAAGGGAGGAGTATACGCCCCCCTTCGATCTGGAGGGCGTGTGA
- a CDS encoding RNA methyltransferase, with protein MNYNLIAPCYFGTESTAAFEVRRLGAEDVQVTDGRIAFAGGAELIAAANLNLRCAERVLVLLKSYAAFTFDELFDGVAAIPWEELLPADAQFPVKGSSLSSVLSSVPACQSIVKKAVVERLKKGHRVLMLPETGALYKIRFSIRKNQVEIMLDTSGDGLHKRGYRRNATGAPIKETLAAAIADLGRVRRDSQVADPFCGSGTLVIEAAQKAMNIAPGLRRRFAAEHYSFCPPAVWAAQREKALAEVKKDAAFEGVGYDIDPQAVELAAQNARLAGVGDRCRFEAAEVKDFAPGLEQIVLANPPYGERLGDLAAAARLAGELGAALEKHPVSGAYIITADADFEKHFGKKANRRRKLYNGMIPCQVYMYF; from the coding sequence ATGAACTATAATCTCATCGCCCCCTGCTATTTCGGAACCGAGAGCACCGCCGCCTTTGAGGTGCGCCGCCTGGGCGCAGAAGACGTGCAGGTTACCGACGGGCGCATCGCCTTTGCCGGCGGGGCCGAATTGATCGCCGCCGCGAACCTGAACCTGCGCTGCGCCGAGCGGGTGCTGGTGCTGCTGAAAAGCTATGCGGCCTTTACCTTTGACGAGCTGTTCGACGGGGTGGCCGCCATTCCCTGGGAGGAGCTGCTGCCCGCCGACGCCCAGTTCCCCGTGAAGGGGTCCAGCCTTTCCAGCGTTCTTTCCAGCGTGCCCGCCTGCCAGAGCATTGTGAAAAAGGCGGTGGTGGAGCGGCTGAAAAAGGGCCACAGGGTGCTGATGCTGCCCGAGACCGGCGCGCTTTACAAGATCCGTTTTTCCATCCGCAAAAACCAGGTGGAGATCATGCTGGACACCAGCGGTGACGGCCTGCACAAGCGGGGCTACCGCCGCAATGCCACCGGGGCCCCCATCAAGGAGACCCTGGCCGCCGCCATTGCCGACCTGGGCCGTGTGCGGCGTGACAGCCAGGTGGCCGACCCCTTCTGCGGCAGCGGCACGTTGGTGATCGAGGCCGCGCAGAAGGCCATGAACATCGCGCCCGGCCTGCGGCGGCGCTTTGCAGCCGAGCACTACAGCTTCTGCCCGCCTGCGGTGTGGGCGGCTCAGCGGGAAAAGGCCCTGGCCGAGGTGAAAAAGGACGCCGCGTTTGAAGGGGTGGGGTACGACATCGACCCGCAGGCCGTGGAACTGGCCGCCCAGAACGCGCGCCTGGCGGGGGTGGGCGACCGCTGCCGCTTTGAGGCGGCCGAGGTGAAGGATTTTGCCCCGGGGCTGGAGCAGATCGTGCTGGCGAACCCCCCGTACGGCGAGCGGCTGGGCGATCTTGCCGCTGCCGCGCGCCTGGCGGGCGAATTGGGCGCGGCGCTGGAAAAGCACCCGGTGAGCGGGGCCTATATCATCACCGCCGACGCGGACTTTGAAAAGCATTTCGGCAAAAAGGCCAACCGCCGCCGCAAGCTGTATAACGGCATGATCCCCTGCCAGGTATACATGTATTTTTGA
- the fbp gene encoding fructose-1,6-bisphosphatase class 3, which yields MQYAADEVRRDLKYLTLLAREFPNIASASSEIINLQAILKLPKGTEHFMSDLHGEAEAFTHIMNNASGVIKEKVDRVLGPAVPEEQRAEFATLIYYPARKLDELKARQTDLDGWYRQTLYRLIDVCRVVSSKHTRSFVRKRLPKDYAYILDELLHAHFEDHDKEFYYDQILASIIDIGRADDFIEALCALIKNLAVFKLHLLGDIFDRGPRPDLILEQLMAHHSVDIQWGNHDVVWMGAAAGSPLCIATVLRTTLAYNNLEALEDGYGINLRPLALFAESEYKDCDVHHFYPHVDESRGPYHRGELARVARMHKAITLLMLKLECRVIDRNPDFELEGRDFLRRIDYGAGTVLVEGKRYPLLDDDFPTVDPADPARLTPAEQEVMDALCRSFTESEKLQRHVRFLYAKGGIYHMENGNLLFHGAVPLTESGGFAVATFEKHGYAGRALMDYCDERARRAFFAPEGSEARRSGCDFLWYLWCGRLSPLYGRDKMTTFERLFVADPATHTEQSNPYYRFVNDTRMDRAILAEFGLDQTHCHIVNGHVPVRAIEGETPLKGAGRMIRIDGGFCRAYHEKTGIAGYTLVYNSRGLSLRAHQPFETMEKAIRENLDIVSSVDVFETTEKRMLVADTDEGRRLAGNVQDLKLLVAAYRMGLVKEKN from the coding sequence ATGCAATATGCCGCCGACGAGGTGCGCCGTGACCTGAAATATCTCACCCTGCTGGCACGGGAATTCCCCAACATTGCCAGCGCCAGCAGCGAGATCATCAACCTGCAGGCCATCTTGAAGCTGCCCAAGGGCACCGAGCATTTCATGAGTGACCTGCACGGCGAGGCCGAGGCCTTTACCCACATCATGAACAACGCCTCCGGCGTGATCAAGGAAAAGGTGGACCGGGTGCTGGGCCCGGCGGTGCCCGAGGAGCAGCGGGCCGAGTTTGCCACCCTGATCTATTACCCGGCCCGCAAGCTGGACGAACTGAAAGCGCGCCAGACCGACCTGGACGGCTGGTACCGGCAGACGCTGTACCGGCTGATCGACGTGTGCAGGGTGGTGTCCAGCAAGCACACCCGCAGCTTTGTGCGCAAGCGCCTGCCCAAAGACTACGCCTATATCCTGGACGAACTGCTGCACGCCCATTTTGAGGATCACGACAAGGAGTTCTATTACGACCAGATCCTGGCCAGCATCATCGACATTGGCCGGGCCGACGATTTTATCGAGGCGCTGTGCGCACTGATCAAGAACCTGGCCGTGTTCAAGCTGCACCTGCTGGGGGATATTTTTGACCGCGGGCCCCGCCCGGACCTGATCCTGGAACAGCTGATGGCCCACCATTCGGTGGATATCCAGTGGGGCAACCACGACGTGGTGTGGATGGGCGCGGCGGCGGGCAGCCCGCTGTGCATCGCCACCGTGCTGCGCACCACCCTGGCCTACAACAACCTGGAAGCGCTGGAGGACGGCTACGGCATCAACCTGCGGCCGCTGGCCCTGTTTGCCGAGAGCGAGTATAAAGACTGCGACGTGCACCACTTTTACCCCCATGTGGACGAGAGCCGCGGCCCTTACCACCGGGGGGAGCTGGCCCGGGTGGCCCGCATGCACAAGGCGATCACCCTGCTGATGCTCAAGCTGGAATGCCGGGTTATCGACCGCAACCCGGATTTTGAGCTGGAGGGGCGCGACTTTCTGCGCCGCATTGACTACGGGGCGGGCACTGTGCTGGTGGAGGGCAAGCGTTACCCCCTTTTGGACGACGATTTCCCCACCGTGGACCCCGCGGACCCCGCCCGGCTGACCCCGGCCGAGCAGGAGGTGATGGACGCCTTGTGCCGCAGCTTTACCGAGAGCGAAAAGCTGCAGCGGCATGTGCGCTTTTTATACGCCAAGGGCGGCATCTACCACATGGAAAACGGCAACCTGCTGTTCCACGGCGCCGTGCCCCTGACCGAGAGCGGCGGCTTTGCGGTGGCTACCTTTGAAAAGCACGGCTATGCGGGCCGCGCCCTGATGGACTACTGCGATGAGCGGGCGCGGAGGGCCTTTTTTGCCCCCGAGGGCAGCGAGGCGCGCCGGTCCGGCTGCGACTTTTTGTGGTATCTCTGGTGCGGGCGGCTCTCGCCCCTGTATGGGCGGGATAAAATGACCACCTTTGAGCGGCTTTTTGTGGCTGATCCGGCGACCCATACCGAACAGAGCAACCCCTACTACCGCTTTGTGAACGATACCCGGATGGACCGGGCGATCCTGGCCGAGTTTGGCCTGGACCAGACCCATTGCCATATCGTGAACGGCCATGTGCCGGTGCGCGCGATAGAGGGGGAGACCCCCCTGAAAGGGGCGGGCCGTATGATCCGCATCGACGGCGGCTTCTGCCGCGCCTACCACGAAAAAACGGGCATTGCGGGCTACACCCTGGTTTACAACAGCCGCGGCCTTTCGCTGCGGGCGCATCAGCCCTTTGAAACCATGGAAAAAGCCATCCGCGAAAACCTGGACATCGTGTCCAGCGTGGACGTGTTCGAGACCACCGAAAAGCGCATGCTGGTGGCCGACACGGACGAGGGCCGAAGGCTTGCGGGGAATGTGCAGGATCTGAAGCTGCTGGTGGCCGCCTACCGGATGGGCCTGGTAAAAGAAAAGAATTAA